The proteins below are encoded in one region of Ostrea edulis chromosome 3, xbOstEdul1.1, whole genome shotgun sequence:
- the LOC125674859 gene encoding tumor necrosis factor alpha-induced protein 3-like isoform X6, with amino-acid sequence MAQPYFGTLTLAKYYTICGIPPVYSISTTLIPIHTTEKYCLSYSKTAFKTLESAKFYCEEPDLYKWAYEEIMNTPPFKRKFADSSPTKVRQLLEQVQKDVNGTNQEQGKPFCFKTFHFFSALLPCLTQVSEEFKHFYNLNILDLDVKDDLQKAKVINWCRTAKTLYPLRTRGDGNCLLHAVSLFLWGIEDNDLLLRRLLYLSLVNDTNRKFHKRWVLQQRNMALERPSDFNPDMNSKDMDAEWENVLKAAEDRPLDSNGAMSFYPLEGIHLYVLANILKRPLIVLSERSARTVYGQSMQKDSIGGIYLPLEWKPSDTCKSPITIAYSMNHFAPLLPQKMVHDGRATDSEYVIPLVYHDFEPVVLKFLLYSEESVGHEMINGYLDTKNIPMTTADSILQIPVAKANYHINKPAFDIVQSHFEECQQIYQMWILEKQAHAGQPQDNLYMNNEALRVTSQNSSPQPYSSPRYQSAKCQTPGCDLYGSPAYGGKCSECFKKYTVEYNKQERENRNQVLEPSAPLASMPYLPSGNYCQLSIMDENCQNFAKCGNKTSVNTYPVCYECRSNDTPLTHSVSQEISSSPPRAVGNEPVDESKLFGEGDLPRPLNFNVIETSRPGPSSARTEQCLSPSCENPGHTNYNNFCKECFSKHQRQRTGLSTIGQEGPSSQTYLLNFSSGDPSGGTPSPGDSDIHDFEMVGNRLSYEQIQQLQHAGTCKFESCQEFGHVHFNGYCENCFHKTKATHSTPASTNISKILCSIPGCREERIKNDFGLCLQCFLKNKPSCAEVSKEPIPPPDNSTLESKTPLDTSEIPQPCIVTSSKDKVQCVSPMCGALIYPPKQLCDRCMGILQREHAENNRSRSLEVNRHRPVAMSTAPMRNIQPVVVTRQNNTAPHLRPGLNCLEPGCDKFGDPSMSYRCTEHYRQAIQTAPPPRSSPYRLPSEVEQYNVAEKDRIATVHTQMPTSLTPQQYNIPVTSTGASGTGRSQYIQAMQKVEGSRKGKKCKTPSCNNYGNSSKRGYCNACFIDRTVRREPRHNEHGEYSCC; translated from the exons ATGGCCCAACCTTATTTTGGGACACTCACACTCGCTAAGTATTATACTATCTGCGGGATCCCCCCAGTTTATTCCATATCTACGACACTTATCCCTATACATACAACGGAAAAATATTGCCTTTCATATTCTAAAACTGCTTTT AAAACATTGGAATCAGCAAAATTTTACTGTGAAGAACCTGATTTATACAAATGGGCATACGAAGAG ATCATGAATACTCCACCATTTAAACGCAAGTTTGCGGACAGTTCACCTACGAAGGTGAGACAACTTCTTGAACAGGTGCAGAAGGATGTAAATGGGACAAACCAAGAGCAAGGGAAGCCATTCTGTTTCAagacatttcattttttctcgGCCTTGTTGCCATGCCTCACACAGGTCAGCGAAGAGTTCAAGCACTTCTACAACTTGAATATCCTTGACCTGGATGTAAAGGATGACCTACAGAAAGCCAAAGTCATCAATTGGTGTAGAACAGCCAAGACCTTATATCCATTGAGAACCAGAG GGGACGGGAACTGCCTTCTACACGCAGTGTCCCTGTTTCTATGGGGGATAGAGGACAATGATTTATTGCTGCGCCGGCTTCTGTACCTTAGCCTGGTGAATGATACAAACAGGAAGTTCCACAAGAGATGGGTCCTgcagcagagaaatatggcctTGGAAAGACCAAGCGACTTCAACCCAGACATGAATTCAAAA GATATGGATGCTGAATGGGAAAATGTCCTAAAAGCTGCAGAAGACCGCCCATTGGACTCGAATGGGGCAATGAGCTTCTATCCATTGGAAGGAATTCACTTATATGTTCTAGCTAACATCTTAAAGAGACCATTGATAGTTTTATCTGAAAGGAGTGCTCGCACTGTTTATGGACAGAGCATGCAGAAGGACAGCATAGGTGGAATCTATCTTCCTTTGGAATGGAAACCGTCAGACACCTGCAAGTCCCCAATAACAATCGCATACAGCATGAACCACTTTGCTCCTCTTCTTCCTCAGAAGATGGTGCACGATGGAAGAGCGACAGATTCAGAGTATGTCATTCCATTAGTATATCACGACTTTGAACCTGTTGTGCTTAAATTTTTGCTCTATTCTGAGGAAAGCGTGGGTCACGAAATGATCAATGGATATTTAGATACCAAGAACATTCCAATGACTACTGCAGACTCCATTCTTCAAATTCCTGTGGCAAAAGCTAATTATCATATTAACAAGCCAGCTTTTGATATTGTGCAGAGTCATTTTGAAGAGTGTCAGCAAAtatatcaaatgtggattttagaaaaacaggCTCATGCTGGTCAACCTCAAGATAACCTGTATATGAACAATGAGGCACTGAGAGTAACTAGTCAAAACTCCTCACCTCAGCCATATAGCAGCCCTCGTTACCAGTCGGCCAAATGTCAGACTCCAGGATGCGATCTTTATGGCTCCCCAGCTTATGGTGGGAAGTGCTCGGAGTGCTTCAAGAAATACACTGTAGAATATAATAAACAAGAAAGAGAAAATCGCAATCAGGTGCTGGAACCATCGGCACCACTGGCATCAATGCCCTATCTTCCCAGTGGAAATTACTGTCAACTGTCCATAATGGATGAAAATTGCCAGAACTTTGCCAAGTGTGGAAACAAGACCTCGGTGAATACGTACCCAGTCTGCTATGAGTGTCGGTCGAATGATACGCCGTTAACTCATTCAGTCAGTCAGGAAATAAGTTCTTCTCCACCCAGGGCTGTGGGAAACGAACCTGTGGATGAAAGTAAGCTATTTGGAGAGGGAGATTTGCCGAGACCTCTGAATTTTAATGTGATAGAAACAAGTAGACCTGGTCCAAGTTCTGCACGCACAGAACAGTGCCTGTCACCAAGCTGCGAgaaccctggacataccaacTACAATAACTTTTGCAAAGAGTGTTTTTCTAAACACCAACGTCAAAGAACTGGTCTGTCCACTATCGGTCAGGAAGGTCCTTCTTCCCAGACATACCTATTGAACTTCTCCAGTGGAGATCCCAGTGGAGGAACCCCCTCTCCTGGGGACTCAGATATTCATGACTTTGAAATGGTAGGGAATAGACTTAGTTATGAGCAAATTCAGCAACTACAGCATGCAGGAACATGCAAATTTGAATCATGCCAAGAATTTGGACATGTTCATTTCAATGGATATTGTGAAAATTGCTTCCATAAGACAAAGGCCACTCACTCCACCCCAGCATCAACAAATATTTCCAAAATTCTGTGTTCTATACCAGGATGCAGAGAAGAGAGGATTAAAAATGACTTTGGACTATGTTTGCAGTGTTTCCTTAAGAATAAACCTTCCTGCGCTGAGGTTAGCAAAGAACCCATACCTCCACCAGACAACAGCACCTTAGAATCCAAAACGCCTTTAGATACCAGTGAAATTCCTCAGCCATGCATTGTCACCAGCTCCAAAGACAAAGTGCAGTGTGTATCTCCTATGTGTGGTGCACTCATCTACCCTCCCAAACAGCTGTGTGACCGCTGTATGGGCATTCTTCAGAGAGAGCATGCAGAGAAcaacaggtcaaggtcattggagGTCAACCGACACAGGCCAG TCGCAATGTCGACAGCTCCAATGCGGAACATACAGCCAGTGGTAGTGACACGACAGAACAACACAGCCCCACATCTACGCCCGGGGTTGAACTGTTTGGAGCCAGGTTGCGATAAATTTGGAGACCCTTCCATGAGCTACCGCTGCACTGAACACTACAGACAGGCCATCCAGACAGCCCCTCCCCCACGCTCCTCCCCTTACCGTCTGCCTTCAGAGGTCGAACAATACAATGTAGCAGAAAAAGACCGCATTGCAACAGTACACACTCAAATGCCCACGTCCCTAACACCCCAGCAGTATAATATACCCGTCACATCCACCGGGGCTTCAGGAACGGGCAGGTCTCAATATATTCAAGCCATGCAGAAAGTAGAGGGGTCCAGAAAGGGGAAGAAATGTAAAACTCCGTCATGTAACAATTATGGCAACTCTAGTAAACGGGGTTATTGTAATGCATGTTTTATCGACAGGACTGTAAGGAGGGAACCCAGACACAATGAACACGGGGAGTATTCTTGTTGTTAA